One Castanea sativa cultivar Marrone di Chiusa Pesio chromosome 4, ASM4071231v1 DNA window includes the following coding sequences:
- the LOC142631638 gene encoding mitogen-activated protein kinase kinase 9, translated as MALVRERRQLNLRLPIPERSDHRPRFPLPLPPTTTTTTNTSTATSGASISYADLENLQVLGHGNGGTVYKVRHKRTNTVYALKVVHSDSDPTLRRQVFREMEILRRTDSPHVVRCHGIFEKPSGDIAILMEYMNLGTLDSLLRTHGTFSEPKLADVARQVLNGLNYLHGHKIIHRDLKPSNLLVNDKMEVKIADFGVSKIMCRTLDACNSYVGTCAYMSPERFDPDTYGGNYNGYAGDIWSLGLTLLELYMGHFPFLPPGQRPDWATLMCAICFGEPPSLPEQASEQFRSFIECCLQKESNKRWTVAQLLTHPFVCKDPR; from the coding sequence ATGGCACTAGTTAGAGAGCGCCGCCAGCTCAACCTCCGCCTCCCAATCCCAGAACGCTCCGACCACCGCCCTCGCTTCCCTTTACCTCtcccacccaccaccaccaccacaaccaacaCCTCCACCGCCACCTCAGGTGCTTCAATCTCTTACGCCGACTTGGAAAACCTCCAAGTTCTAGGCCACGGCAATGGTGGCACGGTCTACAAAGTCCGTCACAAACGCACCAACACTGTTTACGCTCTCAAAGTCGTCCATAGCGACTCCGACCCCACTCTCCGCCGCCAAGTCTTCAGAGAGATGGAAATCCTCCGCCGCACCGACTCTCCCCACGTCGTCCGCTGCCACGGGATCTTCGAGAAACCGTCGGGTGACATAGCTATTTTGATGGAGTACATGAATTTAGGCACACTAGACTCGCTGCTCCGAACCCACGGGACTTTCTCTGAACCCAAACTCGCTGACGTGGCGCGTCAGGTTCTCAACGGCCTTAACTACCTCCACGGACACAAAATCATCCACCGCGACCTTAAACCTTCGAATCTGTTGGTCAACGATAAGATGGAAGTGAAAATCGCCGACTTCGGTGTCAGCAAAATCATGTGCCGTACGTTGGACGCGTGTAACTCCTACGTTGGCACGTGCGCGTACATGAGTCCCGAACGGTTCGACCCGGACACCTATGGCGGGAACTACAATGGGTACGCTGGTGATATATGGAGTTTGGGGCTAACTTTGTTGGAGCTGTATATGGGTCATTTTCCATTTCTGCCTCCGGGTCAAAGACCCGACTGGGCGACCCTGATGTGCGCGATTTGTTTCGGAGAGCCGCCGAGCTTGCCGGAGCAAGCCTCCGAACAGTTTCGGAGTTTTATTGAATGTTGTTTGCAGAAGGAGTCTAATAAGAGGTGGACGGTGGCTCAGCTTTTGACCCACCCGTTTGTGTGTAAAGATCCGAGATAA